A DNA window from Gemmatimonadaceae bacterium contains the following coding sequences:
- a CDS encoding CHRD domain-containing protein, with translation MIHRVVALGLATATIVACGSSNDGTPTTPASHIVTFTASMSPAGEFGSNLIGNPQGTGQFTATLDTVTNVFTYNVQFSGLTSNVNNGHIHGPFNLAGTANTANVILNFDPAQSGHAPDAVFTGFKAATTGSATGTITLNAATQITSTINGDSLRKLLLAGMTYANIHTTNNPGGEIRGQISIKQ, from the coding sequence ATGATTCACCGTGTAGTAGCCTTGGGTCTTGCAACCGCGACGATCGTCGCGTGCGGCAGCAGCAACGACGGCACGCCGACGACACCCGCGTCGCACATCGTGACTTTCACCGCGTCGATGAGCCCCGCCGGTGAATTCGGTTCGAATCTCATTGGAAATCCGCAGGGGACGGGGCAGTTCACCGCAACGCTCGACACGGTGACGAACGTGTTCACGTACAACGTGCAGTTCAGCGGGCTCACGTCGAACGTGAACAACGGCCACATTCACGGGCCGTTCAATCTCGCGGGCACCGCGAACACGGCGAACGTGATTTTGAATTTCGATCCCGCGCAGAGCGGTCACGCTCCGGACGCGGTGTTCACCGGCTTCAAGGCCGCGACGACCGGCTCGGCGACTGGCACGATCACATTGAACGCGGCGACGCAGATCACGTCGACGATCAATGGCGATTCGCTTCGGAAGCTGCTGTTGGCGGGTATGACCTACGCGAACATTCACACGACGAACAATCCGGGCGGCGAAATTCGCGGCCAGATCTCGATCAAGCAGTAG